AAGCCGACTTGTTGGATTCACACAACTCTTCAGGCAACACTCTGAAGAATTCGAGCAATGACGAGATGTGCTCCGGTTTGGATGTCAAGTACGCTGAGATTTCGCTCATGGCGTTATCCCATTGCAAGTATTGTAAAGCGATGTGAGCCAATGTAAGACACAACTGGGTCCGTATAAGACGGTCCCCGTCGCTGGAGTAcgcagccaaaagctccAACACAGAGTCCTTGAGCTGATGCATCAGTTCCTGAGGTAGCTGAACTAAGTCATAGATCGCTTTCGATTTGAGTGTCTGCGACGCAAACATCTTGTATTCCAAAGGCTCGTTGGGATCAAGTAACAAATCGTGAGCAACCTGCCATGCCTCGGAGGATTTTTGGAAttcctcaagaagcaaCGTTGCcctcttcttgtcatcCTGGCTGGCCGCCGAGTACATGGCGGCAAGCGCCTGCTTGACGTTGTCCATActattgaagatgatggaaATTTGGTGATGGTTGAAGATtgtagttggtgatggtatGGTGCGAGCACGACCTGGGGAAGAGGCCGGAGGAAGTATGTAGATTTGAGTGATTGGATGAACAGAGAGGATTGAAAGAGATTGTGAATTGCAATCTTCAAGTTCCTTTACAAATTGTGTCTAGGTGGCTGTAATGTGGTCAAGtctgaagcttttggaacTCGATCGCGAAGATGTGGAACAACTTGAGCCAGTCTTTCTGGGATTGTAGAGCAAAAGGCGGCAGAAGGGGGCTTTATTAATGCTGTGTCAAATAAAACATTAGCTGAgtacaaaaaaatataGATGTGCGATGTAGTACTATACTCGTCATTTGTAACCCCACGGACTCGATTTGTTATATGATTTGCTTACTTCTATCAGATTTGCACCCACCAGCATCAAAGATGCACATACACAGATTTGGAAATATACTTTAGCCCACGTAGATGCATCAAGATCTGGATGAGCTTTGCTCGATTCGTATTTCAGTTCCAGTCTTAGAAATTGTAACTATCTGACTCCATTAACGTCACCTTCACCGTAGGCTCAGTCAGACTCGTATCACATAGTCCCACTTTCATGAGAACTGCCTTTAAgagcaaaatcaacaagcaAATCAATGTGCGCCGATACCAATTTTTATAAACCTCCGTCCATAGGTctcattcttcttcgtaCCCCTGCTCCTGACTCTGACTAGCATGTATAGCggcatttcgcagccatttcttcaacactcACAATAACTAAGATCTGCGGCCTATACTTTCCTTTGAATAGGTTCTCTAACAGAAATTTCATTACAGTGCCTTGAGCAACATGACTGAGCCCATTTCCTACCCAACTTTTTATTCATCGCCTCCTGACGACCTCCTCCCCTTACTTTCCTCATCCCCATCTAACTTTAGCCCAGTGCGcgtaaaaaaaaatcaacacaTTCTTTCTTTAATCTCCAACTAATTCATCGTATAACTCATTCGAAATGCCTAGGCCCGTTGTCATCTCTGGCCCTTCCGGAACCGGGAAGTCCACTcttttaaaaaaattgcttGCGGAGTTTCCCGACAAGTTTGGGTTCTCTGTGTCGAACACCACCAGAGCTCCAAGAGCTGGAGAGAAGGACGGTGTGGACTACCATTTCACCACTGTGgacgacttcaagaagatgattgaCGAGAAAAAGTTCATTGAGTGGGCTCAGTTTTCTGGAAACTACTACGGCACTTCCATTAAGGCCGTGGACGATGTGGCCAAGCAGAACAAGATCTGTATTTTGGACATCGATATGCAAGGAGTCAAGGCGGTGAAGCAGCTGTCGCTCGATGCCCGCTACTTGTTTTTGAGCCCGCCTTCCATTGACACTTTGAGGGAGAGATTGACCGGCAGAGGCACAGAGACTGAGGAGTCCATTGCAAAGAGAATCGCCGCTGCAGCTGCTGAGATGGAGTATGCCCAGACCGGTGCTCACGATAAAATCGTGGTGAATGAtgacttggagaaggcgTACCAGGAGTTCAAGGAGTTTATTGTGGATGAGCAGTGAAGATCTGTTGCCTAGGGCACGAGGTCGATTCACGTGGCATggtttttgaaagaaagaggaggGTGAAGCCAACATGAGAGTGATGCCATAACCTCAACTTTTCGACTTTGAATGCTTTTTTTGCCAACACATGAGAAAACTACAGAATAAAGAGATTAGATAGACGACTTGACGGTCTCGTCAGGTGAAAATGGACAAGATTCACGGTAATGGTGGGAAGGTGTAGCCAAAACGACATTGGAGAAAGGAGAGCTGGGGCATTTTCAGAGTGGTATTTTGCATTATTGCTCACTGTAGGCATCGTTTTTCAAGAGTCTCTGCCTCACTAGAGTTCGTTGGAGCAGCGCCTTGCGACAGTAGCATAGCCACGAGCCTCACAACAGACCCCATTGGCCAAAGTCACACAAAATCGTAATTTCT
This region of Candidozyma auris chromosome 6, complete sequence genomic DNA includes:
- the GUK1 gene encoding guanylate kinase, giving the protein MPRPVVISGPSGTGKSTLLKKLLAEFPDKFGFSVSNTTRAPRAGEKDGVDYHFTTVDDFKKMIDEKKFIEWAQFSGNYYGTSIKAVDDVAKQNKICILDIDMQGVKAVKQSSLDARYLFLSPPSIDTLRERLTGRGTETEESIAKRIAAAAAEMEYAQTGAHDKIVVNDDLEKAYQEFKEFIVDEQ